One stretch of Nocardioides perillae DNA includes these proteins:
- a CDS encoding HAD family phosphatase gives MTGAPAPTLPAAVLWDMDGTLVDTEPYWIATEFALVERWGGTWSHEHALALVGNDLLVSGAYIREHAGIDRTPHQIVDELLDGVVARVREAVPWRPGARELLAATAAAGVPRALVTMSWRRFVDPVLAALPEGSFDAVVTGDQVDDGKPHPEPYLLAARALGVDPADCVAIEDSGTGATSAAAAGCTVLVVPHHVPVDAGERRVFRDSLVGLGLDDLAAVHRSVRGERA, from the coding sequence GTGACCGGGGCACCCGCGCCCACGCTGCCCGCCGCGGTGCTGTGGGACATGGACGGCACGCTCGTCGACACCGAGCCCTACTGGATCGCCACCGAGTTCGCCCTGGTCGAGCGCTGGGGTGGCACGTGGTCGCACGAGCACGCACTGGCGCTGGTGGGCAACGACCTGCTCGTGTCGGGCGCCTACATCCGCGAGCACGCCGGCATCGACCGCACGCCGCACCAGATCGTCGACGAGCTGCTCGACGGGGTGGTGGCACGGGTGCGCGAGGCCGTGCCGTGGCGCCCCGGCGCGCGCGAGCTGTTGGCCGCCACCGCGGCGGCCGGGGTGCCGCGCGCGCTGGTGACGATGTCGTGGCGCCGCTTCGTCGACCCGGTCCTGGCGGCGCTGCCGGAGGGCAGCTTCGACGCGGTCGTCACCGGCGACCAGGTCGACGACGGCAAGCCGCACCCGGAGCCTTATCTCCTGGCGGCCCGGGCACTGGGCGTCGACCCGGCCGACTGCGTCGCGATCGAGGACTCCGGCACGGGTGCGACCTCGGCGGCGGCCGCGGGGTGCACGGTGCTCGTGGTGCCCCACCACGTGCCGGTCGACGCGGGGGAGCGACGGGTCTTCCGCGACAGCCTGGTGGGTCTCGGCCTCGACGACCTGGCCGCCGTGCACCGTTCCGTGCGGGGCGAGCGGGCCTGA
- the mshC gene encoding cysteine--1-D-myo-inosityl 2-amino-2-deoxy-alpha-D-glucopyranoside ligase, with product MRAWSAPDVPRLPVTGPAVALHDTSSGRLRTTSPRGPARLYVCGITPYDATHMGHAATYVGFDLLVRAWRAAGHEVTYVQNVTDVDDPLLERAAKVGGDWTEIAQRETELFRQDMQALRVLPPDHYVGAVESIPLVVAMVEEMQRAGAVYEVDGDLYYSVTADPAFGTVSGWERARMLEVWPERGGDPDRAGKRDPLDCVVWRGERPGEPSWPSPFGPGRPGWHVECTAIAREHLGGGFDVQGGGSDLVFPHHEMCAGHAQVLDHDEPFAQLYAHAGMVAYDGEKMSKSRGNLVFVSALRNSDVDPAAIRLTLLRHHYRSDWEWTDDQLWDAVDTLATWRKALALGAGAPSGPVVEQVLAALADDLDAPTALAVVQAWVDATVGTDGLADTSDREAGAVMHALLDASLGLSL from the coding sequence ATGCGCGCGTGGTCAGCCCCGGACGTCCCCCGCCTGCCCGTGACCGGGCCGGCGGTCGCCCTCCACGACACCTCCTCGGGCCGCCTGCGCACCACCAGCCCGCGGGGTCCGGCGCGGCTCTACGTCTGCGGCATCACGCCCTACGACGCCACCCACATGGGCCACGCCGCGACGTACGTCGGCTTCGACCTGCTCGTGCGCGCCTGGCGCGCCGCGGGCCACGAGGTCACCTACGTGCAGAACGTCACCGACGTCGACGACCCGCTGCTCGAGCGGGCGGCGAAGGTCGGCGGCGACTGGACCGAGATCGCCCAGCGCGAGACCGAGCTCTTCCGCCAGGACATGCAGGCGCTGCGGGTGCTGCCGCCCGACCACTACGTCGGCGCGGTCGAGTCGATCCCGCTCGTCGTGGCCATGGTCGAGGAGATGCAGCGCGCCGGCGCGGTCTACGAGGTCGACGGCGACCTCTACTACTCCGTCACCGCCGACCCCGCCTTCGGCACGGTCTCGGGCTGGGAGCGGGCCCGCATGCTCGAGGTGTGGCCCGAGCGCGGCGGCGACCCCGACCGGGCCGGCAAGCGGGACCCGCTCGACTGCGTCGTGTGGCGCGGTGAGCGCCCGGGCGAGCCGTCGTGGCCCAGCCCCTTCGGCCCCGGTCGTCCCGGCTGGCACGTCGAGTGCACCGCCATCGCCCGCGAGCACCTCGGCGGCGGCTTCGACGTGCAGGGCGGCGGCTCCGACCTGGTCTTCCCGCACCACGAGATGTGCGCCGGCCACGCGCAGGTGCTCGACCACGACGAGCCGTTCGCGCAGCTCTACGCCCACGCCGGCATGGTCGCCTACGACGGCGAGAAGATGTCGAAGTCGCGCGGCAACCTGGTCTTCGTCTCGGCGCTGCGCAACAGCGACGTCGACCCCGCCGCGATCCGCCTGACGCTGCTGCGCCACCACTACCGCAGCGACTGGGAGTGGACCGACGACCAGCTCTGGGACGCCGTCGACACCCTCGCCACCTGGCGCAAGGCGCTCGCGCTCGGCGCCGGCGCCCCGTCGGGCCCGGTGGTCGAGCAGGTGCTCGCCGCGCTGGCCGACGACCTCGACGCGCCCACCGCGCTCGCGGTCGTGCAGGCGTGGGTCGACGCCACCGTCGGCACCGACGGGCTGGCCGACACCTCCGACCGCGAGGCGGGCGCCGTCATGCACGCGCTGCTCGACGCGTCGCTGGGGCTGTCGCTGTGA
- the metH gene encoding methionine synthase has protein sequence MPDTPGGTDHRPDCTAELTAVMRERILVVDGAMGTAIQRDRPDEAGYRGERFADWPQDLVGNNDLLTLTQPDIVAGIHREYLEAGADLVETNTFNANAVSLADYGMADLSYELNLEAARLARREADAVTAADPSRPRYVAGALGPTTRTASISPDVNDPGARNVSFDELVAAYTEAARGLVDGGSDLLVIETIFDTLNAKAAIFALEGLFEEAGRRWPVVVSGTITDASGRTLSGQTTEAFWHSVRHARPLLIGLNCALGAKEMRPYVAELSRIADTFVHAYPNAGLPNAFGEYDEAAEETAAIVAEFAEAGLVNMVGGCCGTTPAHIARIAEAVQGKAPRTPAEVEPALRLSGLEPLTVAADSLFLNVGERTNITGSARFRKLIKDADYDAALAVAAQQVEAGAQVIDVNMDEGMIDGVAAMDRFLKLVASEPDISRVPVMVDSSKWEVIEAGLKCVQGKAIVNSISMKEGEEAFVRQARLVRRHGAAAVVMAFDEEGQADSLERRQEICARAYRILTEEVGFPAHDIIFDPNVFAVATGIEEHASYGRDFIEATRWIKENLPGALVSGGISNVSFSFRGNNPVREAIHAVFLFHAIEAGLDMGIVNAGALVVYDQVDPELRERIEDVVLDRRPDAAERLLEVAESYNRVGEQVEADAEEWRSLPVAERITHALVKGIDTHVTADTEELRAEIAARGGRPIEVIEGPLMAGMDVVGDLFGAGKMFLPQVVKSARVMKKAVAYLIPFIEQEKLDNPELATAKDTNGTIVMATVKGDVHDIGKNIVGVVLQCNNYEVVDLGVMVPPQKILDAAREHGADAIGLSGLITPSLDEMVTVATEMQRQGFDIPLLIGGATTSRAHTAVKVDQRYDQPVVWVKDASRSVPTVAALLHPTGREKLLTDLKADYDALRARHAGKGERKLLPLEQVRASATPVDWSSYQPPAPARPGVHVVESQDLAELRRYIDWQPFFNAWEMKGRFPDILNNPASGEAARKLYDDAQAMLDRIVAEGWLSAKGVYGFFPANAVGDDVEVYADAARTDVRVRLHHLRQQGEHRPGIPHRSLADYVAPKETGLADHVGGFAVTAGHGVAERVAAYRAEHDDYSAILLESLADRLAEAFAEQLHERVRREHWGYAPDEALDNEALIAERYRGIRPAPGYPACPEHTEKLTLWELLDVEASTGLQLTESMAMWPGAAVSGWYFSHPDSQYFVVGRLGRDQVEDYAARKGWTLQEAERWLSANLGYDPED, from the coding sequence GTGCCTGACACCCCTGGTGGGACCGACCACCGCCCCGACTGCACCGCCGAGCTCACGGCCGTCATGCGCGAGCGGATCCTGGTGGTGGACGGCGCGATGGGCACGGCGATCCAGCGGGACCGCCCCGACGAGGCGGGCTACCGCGGCGAGCGGTTCGCCGACTGGCCGCAGGACCTCGTCGGCAACAACGACCTGCTGACGCTGACCCAGCCCGACATCGTGGCGGGCATCCACCGGGAGTACCTCGAGGCCGGCGCCGACCTCGTCGAGACCAACACCTTCAACGCCAACGCGGTCTCGCTCGCCGACTACGGCATGGCCGACCTGTCCTACGAGCTCAACCTCGAGGCCGCCCGGCTCGCGCGCCGGGAGGCCGACGCGGTCACCGCGGCCGACCCGAGCCGCCCGCGCTACGTCGCGGGCGCCCTCGGCCCGACCACCCGCACCGCCTCCATCTCGCCCGACGTCAACGACCCCGGCGCGCGCAACGTGTCCTTCGACGAGCTCGTGGCGGCGTACACCGAGGCGGCCCGCGGCCTGGTCGACGGCGGATCGGACCTCCTGGTCATCGAGACCATCTTCGACACCCTCAACGCCAAGGCCGCGATCTTCGCGCTCGAGGGGCTCTTCGAGGAGGCGGGGCGCCGCTGGCCCGTCGTCGTCTCCGGCACCATCACCGACGCGTCGGGTCGCACCCTGTCGGGGCAGACGACCGAGGCGTTCTGGCACTCCGTGCGCCACGCGCGCCCGCTGCTGATCGGCCTCAACTGCGCGCTCGGGGCGAAGGAGATGCGGCCCTACGTCGCCGAGCTCAGCCGCATCGCCGACACCTTCGTGCACGCCTACCCCAACGCGGGTCTGCCCAACGCCTTCGGCGAGTACGACGAGGCGGCCGAGGAGACCGCGGCCATCGTGGCGGAGTTCGCCGAGGCCGGCCTGGTCAACATGGTCGGCGGCTGCTGCGGCACGACACCGGCCCACATCGCCCGGATCGCCGAGGCCGTGCAGGGCAAGGCCCCCCGCACCCCGGCCGAGGTGGAGCCGGCGCTGCGGCTCTCCGGCCTGGAGCCGCTCACCGTCGCCGCCGACAGCCTCTTCCTCAACGTCGGCGAGCGCACCAACATCACCGGCTCCGCCCGCTTCCGCAAGCTGATCAAGGACGCCGACTACGACGCCGCCCTCGCCGTGGCCGCCCAGCAGGTCGAGGCCGGCGCCCAGGTCATCGACGTCAACATGGACGAGGGGATGATCGACGGCGTCGCCGCGATGGACCGCTTCTTGAAGCTGGTCGCGAGCGAGCCCGACATCAGCCGGGTGCCGGTGATGGTCGACTCCTCGAAGTGGGAGGTCATCGAGGCCGGCCTCAAGTGCGTGCAGGGCAAGGCCATCGTCAACTCCATCTCGATGAAGGAGGGCGAGGAGGCCTTCGTCCGGCAGGCCCGGCTCGTGCGCCGCCACGGCGCCGCGGCGGTCGTGATGGCCTTCGACGAGGAGGGCCAGGCCGACAGCCTGGAGCGCCGCCAGGAGATCTGCGCCCGCGCCTACCGCATCCTCACCGAGGAGGTCGGCTTCCCGGCCCACGACATCATCTTCGACCCCAACGTCTTCGCCGTCGCGACCGGCATCGAGGAGCACGCCTCCTACGGCAGGGACTTCATCGAGGCCACGCGGTGGATCAAGGAGAACCTGCCCGGCGCGCTGGTCTCCGGCGGCATCTCCAACGTCTCCTTCTCCTTCCGCGGCAACAACCCGGTGCGCGAGGCGATCCACGCGGTCTTCCTCTTCCACGCCATCGAGGCGGGCCTCGACATGGGCATCGTCAACGCGGGTGCGCTCGTCGTCTACGACCAGGTCGACCCCGAGCTGCGCGAGCGCATCGAGGACGTCGTGCTCGACCGCCGTCCCGACGCGGCCGAGCGGTTGCTCGAGGTGGCCGAGTCCTACAACCGCGTCGGCGAGCAGGTCGAGGCCGACGCCGAGGAGTGGCGCTCCCTGCCCGTCGCCGAGCGCATCACCCACGCGCTGGTGAAGGGCATCGACACCCACGTCACCGCCGACACCGAGGAGCTGCGCGCCGAGATCGCCGCGCGCGGCGGTCGCCCCATCGAGGTCATCGAGGGCCCCCTGATGGCCGGCATGGACGTCGTGGGCGACCTCTTCGGCGCCGGCAAGATGTTCCTGCCCCAGGTCGTGAAGTCGGCGCGCGTCATGAAGAAGGCCGTCGCCTACCTCATCCCGTTCATCGAGCAGGAGAAGCTCGACAACCCCGAGCTGGCCACCGCCAAGGACACCAACGGCACGATCGTCATGGCCACGGTCAAGGGCGACGTGCACGACATCGGCAAGAACATCGTGGGCGTCGTGCTGCAGTGCAACAACTACGAGGTCGTGGACCTCGGCGTGATGGTGCCGCCGCAGAAGATCCTCGACGCCGCGCGCGAGCACGGGGCCGACGCGATCGGCCTCTCCGGCCTCATCACGCCCTCGCTCGACGAGATGGTCACCGTGGCCACCGAGATGCAGCGCCAGGGCTTCGACATCCCGCTGCTCATCGGCGGCGCGACGACCTCCCGCGCCCACACGGCGGTCAAGGTCGACCAGCGCTACGACCAGCCCGTCGTGTGGGTCAAGGACGCCTCCCGCTCCGTGCCGACCGTCGCCGCGCTGCTGCACCCGACCGGGCGCGAGAAGCTGCTCACCGACCTCAAGGCCGACTACGACGCGCTGCGCGCCCGCCACGCCGGCAAGGGGGAGCGCAAGCTGCTGCCGCTGGAGCAGGTGCGCGCCTCCGCCACACCGGTCGACTGGTCGTCCTACCAGCCGCCGGCTCCGGCACGACCCGGCGTGCACGTCGTCGAGTCCCAGGACCTCGCCGAGCTGCGCCGCTACATCGACTGGCAGCCGTTCTTCAACGCGTGGGAGATGAAGGGCCGGTTCCCCGACATCCTCAACAACCCCGCTTCGGGCGAGGCGGCGCGCAAGCTCTACGACGACGCCCAGGCGATGCTCGACCGCATCGTCGCCGAGGGCTGGCTGAGCGCCAAGGGCGTCTACGGCTTCTTCCCGGCCAACGCCGTCGGCGACGACGTCGAGGTGTACGCCGACGCCGCGCGCACCGACGTACGCGTGCGGCTGCACCACCTGCGCCAGCAGGGCGAGCACCGCCCGGGCATCCCGCACCGCTCGCTGGCCGACTACGTCGCGCCGAAGGAGACCGGGCTCGCCGACCACGTCGGCGGCTTCGCGGTCACCGCGGGCCACGGGGTGGCCGAGCGGGTCGCGGCCTACCGTGCCGAGCACGACGACTACTCCGCGATCCTGCTCGAGTCGCTGGCCGACCGGCTGGCGGAGGCCTTCGCCGAGCAGCTGCACGAGCGGGTGCGCCGCGAGCACTGGGGCTACGCGCCCGACGAGGCGCTCGACAACGAGGCCCTCATCGCCGAGCGCTACCGCGGCATCCGCCCGGCCCCGGGCTACCCCGCCTGCCCCGAGCACACCGAGAAGCTCACGCTGTGGGAGCTGCTCGACGTCGAGGCGTCCACGGGCCTGCAGCTCACCGAGAGCATGGCGATGTGGCCGGGCGCGGCGGTGTCGGGGTGGTACTTCTCCCACCCGGACTCGCAGTACTTCGTCGTCGGCCGCCTCGGGCGCGACCAGGTCGAGGACTACGCCGCCCGCAAGGGCTGGACGCTGCAGGAGGCCGAGCGGTGGCTCTCGGCCAACCTCGGCTACGACCCCGAGGACTGA
- a CDS encoding histidine phosphatase family protein, whose protein sequence is MATVVLLRHGRTSANASGTLAGRTAGVRLDPTGQDQARRAGERLGAVPLAAVVSSPLERCKQTARAVLAAQADPPPLATDRGLLECDYGEWQGRSLKELAEEPLWRTVQAQPSAVTFPGGESMRTMQARSVEAVRRHDAAVEAEHGPHAVWVAVSHGDVIKSVLADALGMHLDAFQRLHVDPASLSVVRYTETRPFVLATNTHAGDLSWLAVRPGEERSQDAAVGGGAGPQSAPGEHP, encoded by the coding sequence ATGGCCACCGTCGTCCTGCTGCGCCACGGGCGCACCTCGGCCAACGCCAGCGGCACCCTGGCGGGCCGCACGGCCGGCGTGCGGCTGGACCCCACGGGGCAGGACCAGGCGCGCCGCGCCGGTGAGCGCCTCGGCGCCGTCCCGCTCGCGGCCGTCGTGAGCAGCCCGCTCGAGCGGTGCAAGCAGACGGCCCGCGCGGTGCTCGCCGCCCAGGCGGACCCGCCCCCGCTGGCGACCGACCGCGGGCTGCTCGAGTGCGACTACGGCGAGTGGCAGGGCCGCTCCCTGAAGGAGCTCGCGGAGGAGCCGCTGTGGCGCACCGTGCAGGCGCAGCCGTCCGCGGTCACCTTCCCGGGTGGGGAGTCGATGCGCACCATGCAGGCGCGCAGCGTGGAGGCGGTGCGCCGCCACGACGCCGCGGTCGAGGCCGAGCACGGACCGCACGCGGTGTGGGTCGCGGTGTCGCACGGCGACGTCATCAAGTCGGTGCTGGCCGACGCCCTCGGCATGCACCTCGACGCCTTCCAGCGCCTCCACGTCGACCCGGCGTCGCTGTCGGTCGTGCGCTACACCGAGACCAGGCCCTTCGTGCTGGCCACCAACACCCACGCCGGCGACCTGTCCTGGCTCGCGGTCCGGCCGGGGGAGGAGCGCTCCCAGGACGCGGCGGTGGGCGGGGGCGCGGGCCCGCAGTCGGCTCCTGGTGAGCACCCCTAG
- a CDS encoding ATP-binding protein gives MLLAETLVEPNIPRRLHLGASGDALLDNFSGVRLRDVERVSIWSPSGRLDFSWFPNAEGGLEVDVPLTPREREVLQRGGVVSEPADPDRPDNRLLADLTDRDVTGQLRTYTRVVDRRGNPMLLEVYYDPGDIEESGEQIGSSFRWITLGGLGALMLLTLPLLQVLTRRLTRAGRERARALQSAIVSSDRERRRIARDLHDGVVQDLAGTAFALTAVARDPRVPADAQDVLEGAGSAVRDSLRGLRSLLAEIHPPDLKAAGLEAALADLTTPAAAAGVAASVEVERVDHASDRTAAVVWRVAQEAVRNVLRHAEAETLLVSVRGVDERVRLDVVDDGRGFDPAAGRDGAHYGLRGLDGLVADHGGRLEVVSAPGGGTRVTVEVDAR, from the coding sequence GTGCTCCTCGCCGAGACGCTGGTCGAGCCCAACATCCCGCGGCGGCTGCACCTCGGCGCCAGCGGCGACGCGCTGCTCGACAACTTCTCCGGTGTCCGGCTCCGCGACGTCGAGCGGGTCTCGATCTGGTCCCCGTCGGGTCGCCTGGACTTCTCGTGGTTCCCCAACGCCGAGGGCGGCCTCGAGGTCGACGTGCCGCTGACGCCGCGCGAGCGCGAGGTGCTGCAGCGCGGCGGCGTGGTCTCGGAGCCCGCCGACCCGGACCGTCCCGACAACCGGCTGCTGGCCGACCTCACCGACCGCGACGTCACCGGCCAGCTGCGCACCTACACGCGCGTCGTCGACCGGCGCGGCAACCCGATGCTGCTCGAGGTCTACTACGACCCCGGCGACATCGAGGAGAGCGGGGAGCAGATCGGCTCGTCCTTCCGCTGGATCACCCTCGGCGGGCTCGGGGCGCTGATGCTGCTGACGCTGCCGCTGCTGCAGGTGCTCACCCGGCGACTGACCCGGGCGGGCCGCGAGCGCGCCCGGGCGCTGCAGTCGGCGATCGTCTCCTCGGACCGCGAGCGGCGCCGCATCGCCCGCGACCTGCACGACGGGGTCGTCCAGGACCTCGCCGGCACCGCGTTCGCGCTCACCGCCGTGGCCCGCGACCCGCGGGTGCCCGCGGACGCGCAGGACGTGCTCGAGGGTGCCGGCTCGGCGGTGCGCGACAGCCTGCGCGGGCTGCGCAGCCTGCTCGCCGAGATCCACCCGCCCGACCTCAAGGCCGCGGGCCTCGAGGCGGCGCTCGCCGACCTGACGACGCCCGCGGCGGCGGCCGGGGTCGCCGCGAGCGTCGAGGTCGAGCGGGTCGACCACGCCTCCGACCGCACGGCGGCCGTCGTCTGGCGGGTCGCCCAGGAGGCGGTGCGCAACGTGCTGCGCCACGCCGAGGCCGAGACGCTGCTGGTGAGCGTGCGCGGCGTCGACGAGCGGGTCCGCCTCGACGTCGTCGACGACGGCCGCGGCTTCGACCCCGCGGCCGGGCGCGACGGAGCACACTACGGGCTGCGCGGCCTCGACGGCCTGGTCGCCGACCACGGCGGTCGGCTCGAGGTGGTCTCCGCACCCGGCGGCGGCACGCGCGTGACGGTGGAGGTGGACGCCCGGTGA
- the corA gene encoding magnesium/cobalt transporter CorA, which translates to MIVDSALYRAGQRVDVADHSPGDLRALRACAGEGDFVWVGLHEPTGPELEEVRAVFGLHELAVEDALHAHQRPKLERYDDSLFLVLKTLWYVDEDDAVETGEVNLFLGADFVVTVRHGHGGSLSRSRRDLERHQQVLAHGPAAVFYAVCDQVVDEYEAVGAALEEDVDEVEASVFSPERTDDAARIYTLKRELAEVRRAVLPLREPMRRLAGGEVSGVAGETAPYFRDVADHLQRVAEVVDSLDALLSTAFDAYVARVQVQQNDDMRRISASVGLIAAPTLVGSVYGMNFEQMPELGWRFGYPFALAVMALSSLVVWLVARRAGWL; encoded by the coding sequence GTGATCGTCGACAGCGCGCTCTACCGGGCCGGCCAGCGGGTCGATGTCGCCGACCACTCGCCCGGCGACCTCCGCGCCCTGCGGGCGTGCGCCGGCGAGGGCGACTTCGTCTGGGTGGGCCTGCACGAGCCGACCGGGCCCGAGCTCGAGGAGGTCCGGGCGGTCTTCGGGCTGCACGAGCTGGCCGTCGAGGACGCCCTGCACGCCCACCAGCGCCCCAAGCTGGAGCGCTACGACGACTCGCTCTTCCTCGTCCTGAAGACGCTGTGGTACGTCGACGAGGACGACGCCGTCGAGACCGGCGAGGTCAACCTCTTCCTCGGCGCGGACTTCGTCGTGACTGTGCGCCACGGCCACGGTGGCTCCCTGTCGCGCTCGCGGCGCGACCTCGAGCGGCACCAGCAGGTGCTCGCCCACGGCCCGGCGGCCGTCTTCTACGCCGTGTGCGACCAGGTCGTCGACGAGTACGAGGCGGTCGGCGCTGCGCTCGAGGAGGACGTCGACGAGGTCGAGGCCTCGGTGTTCTCCCCGGAGCGCACCGACGACGCCGCGCGCATCTACACCCTGAAGCGCGAGCTCGCCGAGGTCCGCCGAGCGGTGCTGCCGCTGCGCGAGCCGATGCGCCGGCTCGCCGGCGGCGAGGTGTCGGGCGTGGCAGGCGAGACCGCGCCGTACTTCCGCGACGTCGCGGACCACCTGCAGCGGGTCGCGGAGGTGGTCGACAGCCTCGACGCGCTGCTGTCGACCGCCTTCGACGCCTACGTCGCGCGGGTGCAGGTGCAGCAGAACGACGACATGCGCCGCATCTCGGCCAGCGTCGGCCTGATCGCGGCGCCCACCCTGGTGGGGTCGGTCTACGGGATGAACTTCGAGCAGATGCCCGAGCTCGGGTGGCGCTTCGGCTACCCCTTCGCGCTGGCGGTGATGGCGCTCAGCTCGCTGGTGGTGTGGCTCGTCGCGCGCCGTGCGGGGTGGCTGTAG
- a CDS encoding SCO1664 family protein yields MSDLLTGELVLHGRVMPASNATFLGEVGDTRVVYKPVAGERPLWDFPEGTLAGREVASYLVSEALGWDVVPRTFLRDGPHGPGMVQLWQEPDEEVVAVDIVPAGETPPGWRPVFDGVDAEDRAVSLVHEDTAPLRRMAVFDAVVNNADRKGGHVLAMADGHRYGVDHGVSFHVEDKLRTVLWGWHDEPLLDDERAGLARLVDVLDGDLGTALVEHVAPREVAACRRRCTRLLEAGRLPSPSGGWPAIPWPPF; encoded by the coding sequence GTGAGCGACCTCCTCACCGGCGAGCTGGTCCTGCACGGGCGGGTCATGCCCGCCTCCAACGCCACCTTCCTCGGCGAGGTCGGCGACACCCGCGTCGTCTACAAGCCGGTCGCGGGGGAGCGGCCCCTGTGGGACTTCCCCGAGGGCACGCTCGCGGGCCGCGAGGTCGCCTCCTACCTCGTCTCCGAGGCGCTCGGCTGGGACGTCGTCCCGCGCACCTTCCTGCGCGACGGCCCGCACGGGCCCGGCATGGTGCAGCTGTGGCAGGAGCCCGACGAGGAGGTCGTCGCCGTCGACATCGTGCCCGCGGGGGAGACGCCGCCGGGCTGGCGGCCGGTCTTCGACGGCGTGGACGCCGAGGACCGCGCGGTCTCCCTCGTGCACGAGGACACCGCCCCGCTGCGCCGCATGGCGGTCTTCGACGCGGTGGTCAACAACGCCGACCGCAAGGGCGGCCACGTGCTGGCCATGGCCGACGGCCACCGCTACGGCGTGGACCACGGTGTCTCCTTCCACGTCGAGGACAAGCTGCGCACCGTGCTGTGGGGCTGGCACGACGAGCCCCTCCTCGACGACGAGCGCGCCGGGCTGGCCCGCCTCGTCGACGTGCTCGACGGCGACCTCGGCACCGCCCTCGTCGAGCACGTCGCCCCCCGCGAGGTCGCCGCGTGCCGCCGTCGCTGCACCCGCCTGCTCGAGGCGGGCCGGCTGCCGAGCCCGTCGGGCGGGTGGCCGGCCATCCCCTGGCCGCCCTTCTGA
- a CDS encoding DUF3090 domain-containing protein codes for MAPLVHGFDPPERFVAGTVGEPGARTFFLQARSGTRVTSVALEKQQVAALAERVDQLLDEVMAASPTTVVPAVAPLDLEDTDPLDQPIEEEFRAGTMTLSWDPADERVVIEVFPFSETAVVGPDDLEEDVEEPEPDEVFLVRITAGTARAFVKRAASVLGAGRPDCPFCGGPVDPSGHLCPRANGFRRRDP; via the coding sequence ATGGCACCCCTCGTGCACGGTTTCGACCCTCCCGAGCGCTTCGTCGCGGGCACCGTCGGCGAGCCCGGGGCGCGCACCTTCTTCCTGCAGGCACGCAGCGGCACCCGGGTGACCAGCGTGGCGCTGGAGAAGCAGCAGGTCGCGGCGCTGGCCGAGCGCGTCGACCAGCTGCTCGACGAGGTGATGGCCGCCTCGCCGACCACCGTCGTGCCCGCCGTCGCCCCGCTCGACCTGGAGGACACCGACCCGCTCGACCAGCCGATCGAGGAGGAGTTCCGCGCCGGCACGATGACGCTGTCGTGGGACCCCGCCGACGAGCGGGTCGTCATCGAGGTCTTCCCCTTCAGCGAGACGGCGGTCGTCGGCCCCGACGACCTGGAGGAGGACGTCGAGGAGCCCGAGCCCGACGAGGTCTTCCTCGTGCGCATCACCGCCGGCACCGCCCGTGCCTTCGTCAAGCGCGCCGCCTCGGTGCTCGGCGCCGGGCGCCCCGACTGCCCCTTCTGCGGCGGCCCCGTCGACCCGTCCGGTCACCTGTGCCCCCGCGCCAACGGCTTCCGACGCCGCGACCCGTGA
- a CDS encoding PAC2 family protein, translated as MIEIEDLPELRDPVVIAAFEGWNDAADAASSVLDHLVEVWEARVVGAVDPEDFYDFQVNRPVVGSHADGQRRITWPSTQVSVASPPGLDRDVILVRGIEPNMRWRQFCAELLAACDELGGRLVVTLGALLADTPHTRPIPVTGTATEPDLVDRLKLEQSTYEGPTGIVGVFQDACVRLDVPAVSYWAAVPHYVAQPPCPKATLALLGQLEDLLEVSIPLGELPEDARAWERGVDELAEEDEDIADYVRALEESRDTADLPEASGEAIAREFERYLKRRGDDTPGPA; from the coding sequence GTGATCGAGATCGAGGACCTGCCCGAGCTGAGGGACCCCGTGGTGATCGCGGCCTTCGAGGGCTGGAACGACGCCGCGGACGCGGCGTCCTCGGTGCTCGACCACCTCGTCGAGGTGTGGGAGGCCCGCGTCGTCGGGGCGGTCGACCCCGAGGACTTCTACGACTTCCAGGTCAACCGCCCGGTGGTCGGCTCCCACGCCGACGGCCAGCGCCGCATCACCTGGCCGAGCACGCAGGTGTCGGTCGCCTCGCCGCCTGGCCTCGACCGCGACGTCATCCTGGTGCGCGGCATCGAGCCCAACATGCGGTGGCGGCAGTTCTGCGCCGAGCTCCTCGCCGCCTGCGACGAGCTGGGCGGGCGGCTGGTGGTCACGCTCGGTGCCCTGCTCGCCGACACGCCGCACACCCGGCCGATCCCCGTCACGGGCACCGCGACCGAGCCCGACCTGGTCGACCGGCTCAAGCTGGAGCAGTCGACCTACGAGGGGCCGACCGGCATCGTCGGTGTCTTCCAGGACGCCTGCGTGCGCCTCGACGTGCCGGCGGTGTCCTACTGGGCGGCGGTGCCGCACTACGTCGCGCAACCGCCCTGCCCGAAGGCCACCTTGGCGCTGCTCGGCCAGCTCGAGGACCTGCTCGAGGTCAGCATCCCCCTCGGCGAGCTCCCCGAGGACGCCCGCGCGTGGGAGCGCGGGGTCGACGAGCTCGCCGAGGAGGACGAGGACATCGCCGACTACGTCCGGGCGCTCGAGGAGAGCCGTGACACCGCCGACCTGCCCGAGGCGTCGGGCGAGGCGATCGCGCGGGAGTTCGAGCGCTACCTCAAGCGCCGTGGCGACGACACGCCCGGCCCCGCCTGA